From Humidesulfovibrio mexicanus:
TCATGAGCTCTCCGGGCGAGGGCACCAGCATCAGCCTGCGCATTCCGCAGTAGTCCCACCGCCGCTTCATCCGCCGGATTCGCCCTTTCATACGCCGAAGACGCCATTTCGGCTCCGGCCCATTGCTTCTTCCGCCCGGCGTGGCCTAATGGTGCCGTAATCCCAAATGCGGACGCGTCCTCCGGCTGGCCGAAGCGCGCGCCCAACACGAACATATTTCCCCCAGGAGGCAGACGCCCATGATGATCTTCCTGTTGTGCACGGCCGCGCTCATCGTCGGCTATTTCACCTACGGCGCCATGGTGGACAAGCTCTTCCAGCCGGATGTCTCGCGCACCACGCCCGCCATGTGCATGGCCGACGGCGTGGACTATGTGCCCATGTCCAAGCCCAAGATATTTCTCATTCAGCTTCTGAACATCGCGGGCCTCGGCCCGGTGTTCGGCCCCATCCTGGGCGCGCTGTACGGCCCGGCGGCCCTGGTGTGGATCGTCATCGGCACCATTGTGGCCGGCGGCGTGCACGACTACTTCTCTGGAATGCTCTCCCTGCGGTACCGGGGCGAAAGCATTCCCGACGTGGTGGGCTACAACCTGGGCAACGGCTTCAAGCAGTTCATGCGCCTGTTCTCGCTGATTCTGCTGCTGCTGGTGGGCGTGGTCTTCGTGCTCGGCCCGGCCAAGCTTTTGGGCAAGCTCTCCGGCATCGAGGTGGGCCTGTGGGTGGCGGCCATCTTCGCCTACTACTTCCTGGCCACCATCCTGCCCATCGACAAGATCATCGGCCGCCTGTACCCCGTCTTCGGCGCCATTCTCATCTTCATGGCCGTGGCCATGCCCCTGGCGCTGATGAATGAAGGCTACAACATGTTCCCCAACCTGACCCTGGCCAACCTGCACCCCAAGGAGCTGCCCATGTGGCCGCTCATGTTCATCACCATCGCCTGCGGGGCCATCTCCGGGTTCCACTCCACCCAGTCGCCGCTCATGTCGCGCTGCGTGTGCAACGAGCGTGAAGGCCGCTTCATCTTCTACGGCGCCATGGTGGCCGAAGGCTTCATCGGCCTGGTGTGGGCCACCGTGGGCATGAGCTTCTACCAGACCCCCGAAGCCTTGAACGCCGCCCTGGCCGCAGGCGGCCCGGCCAACGTCGTCAACGAGGCCTGCACCACGCTTCTGGGCGGCTTCGGCGGCGTGCTGGCCATTCTGGGCGTGGTGGTGCTGCCCATCACCTCCGGCGACACGGCCTTCCGCGCCGCGCGCCTGCTCATCGCCGACTTCGCCAAGTACTCCCAGAAGCAGGCTGTAAAGCGCCTGTACATCGCGGTGCCGCTCTTCGTCGTCGGCTACGTCATCTCCCTGGCCAACTTCGACGTCATCTGGCGCTACTTCGGCTGGGCCAACCAGAGCCTCGCCGCCATCGTGCTCTGGACCGCCGCGGCCTACTGCGTGAAGCATGGCAAGCCCCACTGGATCGCCACCGTGCCCGCCGTCTTCATGACCGCCGTGTCCAACACCTTCATCCTGAACGCCACCATCGGCTTCAACCTGCCCTTGAGCGTGTCCACACCCATCGGGGTGGCCTCCTCCGTGGCGGCGCTGGCCGCGTTCCTCTATGTTTTCCGCTCCTCCAATCTCGCCAAGATGGAGCCGGACAACGCCTAACACGCCTTTGCTCACGAAAATGCACGGCCCCCGGAAGTCCGCTTCCGGGGGCTTTTTTCCGCCCAAGACCCTTTGACCCTCATGGGTCAAGGGCGTACGAATCCTCTGGGCATTTTCCCGGCTCCCGACACCAGGGTCACGCCACGCCAGGCGACGGCCCGCAACATACGGACGCCCCATGTCAACCTTCCTTCTCTGCGCCGCAGCCCTCGTCCTTGGCTACTTCGCCTACGGAAGCCTGCTGGACAGGCTGGTCCGGCCCGATGCCTCCCGCCCCACGCCCGCCCTGAGCATGGCGGACGCAGTGGATTATGTGCCCATGTCCACGCCCAGGCTCTTTCTCATCCAACTGCTGAACATCGCCGGGCTTGGGCCGGTGTTCGGGGCCATCCTCGGCGCGCTGTACGGCCCGCTCGCTTTGGTGTGGATCGTGGTCGGCTGCCTGTTCGCCGGGGGCGTGCACGACTACCTTTCGGGGATGCTCTCCCTGCGCGCTGGCGGCGAAAGCCTGCCCGACGTGGTGGGCCGCCACCTGGGCGGAGGCTTCAAGCACCTCATTCGCGTGTTCAGCCTGCTGCTGATGGTGCTGGTGGGCGTGGTGTTCGTGCTGGGGCCGGCAAAGCTTCTGGCCAAACTCTCCGGGCTGGACGCGGGCCTGTGGGTGGGGCTGATCTTCGCCTACTACTTCCTGGCCACCATCCTGCCCTTCGACAAGATCATCGGCCGCCTGTACCCCTTCTTCGGGGCGCTGCTGCTGTTCATGGCGGCCGCCATGCCCATCGCGCTCTTGGGCCGCGGCTACCAGGTGCTCCCGGAACTCGCCCTGTCCAATCTCCATCCGGACGGGCTTCCGGTATGGCCGCTTTTATTCACCACCGTGGCCTGCGGAGCCATTTCCGGCTTCCATTCCACCCAGTCGCCAATGGTCGCCCGCTGCATGAAGAATGAACGCGACGGGCGGCTTATCTTCTACGGGGCCATGGTGGCCGAAGGCTTGATCGCCCTGGTGTGGGCCACGGTCGGCATGAGCTTCTATCCCGGACCGGAGGCCCTGGGCGCGGCCCTTGCTGCCGGAGGTCCCGCCGTGGTCGTCAGCGAGGCCTGCACCACGCTCCTCGGCCCCCTGGGGGGAGTGCTGGCCATTCTGGGCGTGGTTGTCCTTCCCGTCAGCACCGGCGACACCGCGTTCCGCGCGGCGCGGCTCATCGTGGCGGACTTCTGCCACGCCCCGCAGCGCGAGCTGTCCAAGCGGCTCTTCATAGCGGTTCCGCTGTTCCTGGCGGGCATCGCCCTGTCCGGCGGCAGCTTCGAACTGCTGTGGCGCTACATGGGCTGGGCCAATCAGAGCCTGGCCACAGTGGTTCTGTGGACCATCTCCGCCTCCCTTGCGCGGCGGGGCAACGCCCACTGGATCGCCACGGCGCCCGCCCTGTTCATGACCGCCATGACCAGCGCCTACATCCTGGACGCTCCCATAGGCTTCAACCTGCCCATGGACATGGCCACGGGGCTTGGCATCTGCGCCAGCGGCGTGGCGCTGGCCTTCTTCCTGCGGGCGCGGCGTGGCGAGGCCGCAAGCGCCGCAGCCCCTGACCGGGCATAAGCTCCAGCGCCCACGCACGACAAAGGCCGACGGGACGTCCCATCGGCCTTTGTCGTGCGGCAGATTCGGTCAAACGGGAGCGCGGTCAGCGCAGGCCGCGGATGCGGTCAAGAACGGCCTCCAGCACCTCGCCTTCGGTAAGATGCGTGGTGTCCACAAGCATGGCGTCGGGCGCGGGCTTGAGCGGCGCAATGCTCCGGTTCCGGTCCTGATCGTCGCGCTGGCGTATGCTGGCGGCGATGGCGGCGAAGTCCGCCGGTCTGCCCTGCCCTTCCAACTGGCGGCACCGCCTGCGGGCGCGCTCGTCCGGGTCGGCATCCAGAAAGAACTTGTGCCGCGCGTCGGGGAACACCACGGTGCCCATGTCGCGGCCCTCGGCCACCAGCGAGGTGGTCCGGCCAAGAAAGATCTGGGCCATTTTCATGTACGCGCGCACAGAAGGGACAACCGCCAGCTTCGAGGCCCAGCGGCCGGTCTCCTCGCTGCGGATGGCCTCGGGCAGAGGCTGGCCTCCGAGCAGCAGTTCGGTGTTTTCGCCGCTGCCGCGCAGGGAGAATTCGAACGCGCCCAGCTTCTGCTGCAACACGCCCTGGGGCCAATCCCAGGCGCCTTCCCCAAGGGTGAAGGCGGCGGCGCGGAACATTGCGCCGGTGTCCAGAAAGGCCAGGCCGAGCTCTCCGGCGAGTTTTCTGGCCAGGGTGCTTTTGCCCACCCCGGCCGGGCCATCCAGAGTCACGATGAGCGGAGCAATGGAGCTAGCCATGGAGGATTTCCTCCAGAGCCTTGAGAAAGGCCTCGTTTTCGGCCTGCGCGCCCACGCTGACGCGGATGTTCTCCGGCAGACCGAAGCTTTTGAGATGACGCACAATGACCCCCCGTTTGAGCAGTTCCTCGCAGACCTGATCCGCCGGATACGGGGGTCGGAACATGACGAAGTTGGCCTGGGAGGGCCACGCCTGGCAGCCAAGTTCCGGCAGGCGCTTCAAGAACAGCTCGCGGCCCTTGAACACCACGCTGAGGGTCTCGGAATAGAAGGCGTCGTCCTCCAGCACGGCCAGCGCGGCCTCCTCGGCCAGCAGGTTCACCGTGAAGGGCGGGCGGGCCCGGCGCACGTGCTCGGCCAGCCACAGGGGCAGCGCCCCGTACCCCAGGCGCAGGCCGGCCAGGCCGTAAGCCTTGGAAAAGGTGCGCAGCACGGCCACGTTCTTCAACTCCGGCACGAAGGCCAACATGCTGTACTCCTCCGGCGGCCAGGAGAAGTCCATGTAGGCCTCGTCCACCACCAGAAGCGCCCCTTCGGGCAGCACGCCGGAGAGCACTTGCAGTTCCTCCGCCTTGGCTGCCAGGCCGGTGGGATTGTCCGGGCTGGTGACGAAGACCATTTTCGTGTTCGCGTCCACGGCCTCGGCCAAGGATTCCAAGGGCAGACGGTAGTCCTCGCCGCGCGGAACCTCGCGGTACTCCACCCCGCACAGCCTGGCGGTGAGTCCGTACATGCTGAAGCAGTGCTCGTAGCAGACCACGTTGTCCTTGCCGGGCTGCGCCAGCACGCGGAAAAGCAAGTCGATGACCTCGTCCGAGCCGTTGCCCGCCACGATGTGCGCCTCGGCGATCCCCATGGCCTTGGCTATGGCCGCGGCCAGCCTGGGGCTGTGGTTCTGCGGGTAGCGGAACATGCGCCCGGCGGCACGGGCCACGGCCTCGCGCGCCAGAGGCGATGCGCCCAGGGGATTTTCGTTGCTGGCCAGCTTGACGACCTGCTTAAGGCCATATCGTTCCTTGATCTCCTCCTCGCTCAACCCCGGCACATAGGGCTTGAAGTCGAGGATTTCCGGCCGCACGCGCTGGCTGGACATGAGGTGCT
This genomic window contains:
- a CDS encoding carbon starvation CstA family protein, with protein sequence MSTFLLCAAALVLGYFAYGSLLDRLVRPDASRPTPALSMADAVDYVPMSTPRLFLIQLLNIAGLGPVFGAILGALYGPLALVWIVVGCLFAGGVHDYLSGMLSLRAGGESLPDVVGRHLGGGFKHLIRVFSLLLMVLVGVVFVLGPAKLLAKLSGLDAGLWVGLIFAYYFLATILPFDKIIGRLYPFFGALLLFMAAAMPIALLGRGYQVLPELALSNLHPDGLPVWPLLFTTVACGAISGFHSTQSPMVARCMKNERDGRLIFYGAMVAEGLIALVWATVGMSFYPGPEALGAALAAGGPAVVVSEACTTLLGPLGGVLAILGVVVLPVSTGDTAFRAARLIVADFCHAPQRELSKRLFIAVPLFLAGIALSGGSFELLWRYMGWANQSLATVVLWTISASLARRGNAHWIATAPALFMTAMTSAYILDAPIGFNLPMDMATGLGICASGVALAFFLRARRGEAASAAAPDRA
- the hisC gene encoding histidinol-phosphate transaminase; the encoded protein is MSSQRVRPEILDFKPYVPGLSEEEIKERYGLKQVVKLASNENPLGASPLAREAVARAAGRMFRYPQNHSPRLAAAIAKAMGIAEAHIVAGNGSDEVIDLLFRVLAQPGKDNVVCYEHCFSMYGLTARLCGVEYREVPRGEDYRLPLESLAEAVDANTKMVFVTSPDNPTGLAAKAEELQVLSGVLPEGALLVVDEAYMDFSWPPEEYSMLAFVPELKNVAVLRTFSKAYGLAGLRLGYGALPLWLAEHVRRARPPFTVNLLAEEAALAVLEDDAFYSETLSVVFKGRELFLKRLPELGCQAWPSQANFVMFRPPYPADQVCEELLKRGVIVRHLKSFGLPENIRVSVGAQAENEAFLKALEEILHG
- the cmk gene encoding (d)CMP kinase, with amino-acid sequence MASSIAPLIVTLDGPAGVGKSTLARKLAGELGLAFLDTGAMFRAAAFTLGEGAWDWPQGVLQQKLGAFEFSLRGSGENTELLLGGQPLPEAIRSEETGRWASKLAVVPSVRAYMKMAQIFLGRTTSLVAEGRDMGTVVFPDARHKFFLDADPDERARRRCRQLEGQGRPADFAAIAASIRQRDDQDRNRSIAPLKPAPDAMLVDTTHLTEGEVLEAVLDRIRGLR